The following proteins are encoded in a genomic region of Nakaseomyces glabratus chromosome J, complete sequence:
- the NOP13 gene encoding Nop13p (CAGL0J11154g~Ortholog(s) have nucleolus, preribosome localization), translating into MSDVEKEVKEVQEVPADEAEKIQKALSDPTKKRKAEDEIEIDLSQTIPLSKKQKRLLRRGKITLEELNAKFNLDPSSVDEFHKEVAEKERGKDGESKDSAKESESSVKDSRKNGVWIGNLSFDTTKEDITRFIVGKTKGTDVEITEEDLVRVNMPLAKNDGKQIKNKGFCYVDFKTQEQVEAAIKLSESQLNGRNLLIKNSKSYEGRPDKTDLVSMSKNPPSRILFVGNLSFDTTDELLRKHFQHCGEIVKIRMATFQDSGKCKGFAFVDFKNEEGATNALKDKSCRKIAGRPLRMEFGEDRSKRQVRKRPDAAPKKSFDLPNHDAVSRPPREEKSYNEKKPRQRNYVESNNRVKSSIALKTAQRASAAIVPSQGKKITF; encoded by the coding sequence ATGAGTGACGTAGAGAAGGAAGTTAAGGAAGTCCAGGAAGTACCAGCTGATGAAGCAGAAAAGATTCAAAAGGCTCTTTCTGACCcaacaaagaagagaaaggCTGAGGATGAAATTGAGATTGATTTGAGTCAAACTATCCCACTATCTAAAAAGCAGAAACGTCTTCTAAGAAGAGGAAAGATTACTTTAGAAGAACTGAACGCTAAGTTTAACCTAGATCCATCATCTGTAGATGAATTCCACAAGGAAGTCGCTGAAAAGGAGAGAGGTAAAGACGGTGAATCGAAAGATTCTGCTAAAGAATCTGAGTCTTCAGTCAAGGATTCTAGAAAGAACGGTGTGTGGATCGGTAACTTATCTTTCGACACCACTAAGGAGGATATAACTAGATTCATTGTTGGTAAGACAAAAGGAACGGATGTTGAAATCACTGAAGAGGACTTGGTTAGAGTCAACATGCCTTTAGCTAAGAATGATGGTAAACAAATAAAGAACAAAGGTTTCTGTTATGTCGATTTCAAAACACAAGAGCAAGTTGAAGCCGCTATTAAATTGAGCGAGTCTCAACTTAATGGTAGAAACTTACTAATAAAGAACTCTAAAAGTTATGAAGGAAGACCCGACAAAACCGATTTGGTATCTATGTCTAAGAACCCACCATCTAGAATTCTGTTTGTTGGTAACTTGTCGTTTGACACTACCGATGAACTATTAAGAAAGCATTTCCAACATTGTGGTGAGATAGTTAAGATTCGTATGGCCACTTTCCAAGACAGTGGTAAATGTAAGGGTTTTGCCTTTGtagatttcaaaaatgaagaaggtgCCACAAATGCTCTGAAGGACAAATCCTGCAGGAAGATAGCAGGTAGACCATTAAGAATGGAATTTGGTGAAGATAGAAGCAAAAGACAAGTTAGAAAGAGGCCTGATGCTGCACCTAAGAAGAGCTTCGACTTGCCTAACCATGATGCTGTTAGCAGACCGCCTAGGGAAGAGAAGTcatataatgaaaagaagcCAAGGCAAAGAAACTACGTCGAATCTAACAACCGTGTAAAGAGTAGTATTGCGTTGAAGACCGCTCAGAGAGCATCTGCCGCCATTGTTCCATCTCAAGGTAAGAAGATTACATTTTAA
- the MRX12 gene encoding Mrx12p (CAGL0J11110g~Ortholog(s) have mitochondrion localization), with the protein MSLVQRRLFGSAKLLCSYAKLLNRPHFKPLKETLSKVDTVDVSAARQIVNLLEKLDVSARDQAAVHNDILATLVKDNYGISNVHLKALQDLSVQPSKEALLELIRSNPGRVDSSWDLFVKYRGTEVSDDIVHAVIQKIIQMDQAMIADGKHNLDVNDIAQIVILLESLSDKTALDPQLYESFLNDIFREQLSCLLPLALSLAEVDSKVLKEKLVDATDIQFIHLLEKIDPQSIVNDEELLLLSLDRLKPSTSATETEIETKNKGLLLEAIENARTVSKLPFEHTLLDEPLEDKKAKLFSQITGEVQNNKLDETNIQLALKLLRIVGLEIGDVKLALEMYHNYLIKYVSHSEELMFEAFLMLSYQAVKTNNKQLQQYSEAFIPANLDIRDSLYTKFLCGLILSKSKFSMDDALELYNDKNQVISKTADEHTLKSPFDRVTECLIMGYMLNRDIDFARVIFQEAMGQKLFSGTTITKSIKSHMAEYGEATEKGTIQESMEKRILDYLCSI; encoded by the coding sequence ATGTCGCTGGTTCAGAGACGTCTGTTTGGCAGTGCGAAGTTGCTCTGCTCGTATGCCAAGTTGCTCAACAGACCGCATTTCAAGCCCTTGAAGGAGACTTTATCCAAGGTGGACACGGTAGATGTATCTGCGGCTAGACAAATTGTAAATCTGCTCGAGAAACTGGATGTGTCGGCTCGGGACCAGGCCGCTGTTCACAACGACATCCTCGCGACCTTGGTGAAAGACAACTATGGTATCTCCAATGTACATTTGAAGGCATTGCAGGACCTCTCCGTGCAGCCTTCCAAGGAGGCGCTGCTAGAGTTGATTAGGAGTAACCCTGGCAGGGTGGACAGCAGTTGGGACTTGTTCGTGAAGTACAGAGGTACTGAAGTCAGTGACGATATTGTCCACGCAGTGATACAGAAGATTATCCAGATGGATCAAGCCATGATCGCTGATGGGAAACATAATTTGGATGTGAACGACATTGCACAGATCGTTATCCTTCTGGAATCCTTGAGCGACAAAACCGCACTAGATCCACAACTATATGAGTCATTTCTAAACGATATCTTCAGGGAACAACTATCATGCTTACTGCCACTAGCCTTAAGTTTAGCCGAGGTAGACTCTAAGGTACTCAAGGAAAAGCTAGTGGATGCTACCGATATCCAGTTTATACATTtacttgaaaaaattgatcCTCAGAGCATTgtaaatgatgaagaactcTTACTGTTGTCCTTAGATAGACTCAAGCCTAGCACGTCCGCTACAGAGACAGAaatagaaacaaaaaataaaggtCTCTTATTAGAGGCCATCGAAAATGCTAGGACAGTATCTAAACTACCCTTCGAACATACATTACTTGATGAACCATTAGAAGACAAAAAAGCTAAACTTTTCTCACAGATTACTGGAGAAGTGCAGAACAATAAGTTGGATGAAACTAATATTCAACTTGCTTTAAAGCTTTTACGAATAGTTGGTCTGGAGATTGGGGATGTGAAATTAGCTTTGGAAATGTACCATAACTATTTGATCAAATATGTATCTCACTCAGAAGAACTGATGTTTGAAGCTTTCTTAATGCTGTCGTACCAAGCGGTTAAAACAAACAACAAACAATTACAGCAATATTCTGAAGCTTTTATTCCTGCCAATTTAGATATTCGAGACAGCCTTTACACCAAGTTTTTATGCGGattaattttatcaaaatcaaaattcagCATGGACGATGCTTTAGAGCTGTACAACGATAAAAACCAGGTTATTAGTAAAACAGCGGACGAACACACTTTGAAGTCTCCATTTGATAGAGTAACCGAGTGTCTTATCATGGGTTATATGTTAAACAGGGACATCGATTTTGCTAGAGTCATATTCCAAGAAGCCATGGGCCAAAAACTGTTTTCTGGTACCACGATCACAAAGTCAATAAAAAGCCATATGGCTGAATATGGTGAAGCTACCGAGAAGGGTACCATACAGGAATCGATGGAAAAACGCATTTTAGATTATTTATGTTCTATTTAA
- the MDG1 gene encoding Mdg1p (CAGL0J11132g~Ortholog(s) have role in pheromone-dependent signal transduction involved in conjugation with cellular fusion and cytoplasm, membrane raft, nucleus, plasma membrane localization), translating to MSEVEFVWKSGTPSEVVVTGDFDEWKCSHKLEKRGDEFRGVVPVKFTAPKVYFKFVVDGEWVASGDYKRESNDLGSENNYITKEDARMGSMDASMDAAPKGTAPMSSSTDGLQSTTTHELTSEVESQVKGSGEQRKKFKIKRVVKTNKKTGEREVVSQEVIALDENDQPITESMENTPTAEPMMEDAKADTMEENKKEEKMAAPMAAEEKMNGDSVKKSEPMKSENKPMAEQKKPMANGKPMTNSTKNGKQPEKKSFMKKVKTFFAPRQSL from the coding sequence ATGAGTGAAGTTGAGTTTGTTTGGAAGAGCGGTACGCCGAGCGAGGTTGTAGTTACTGGTGATTTTGACGAGTGGAAGTGTAGTCACAAGCTAGAGAAGCGCGGCGATGAGTTTCGCGGTGTGGTTCCGGTGAAGTTTACTGCGCCAAAGGTATACTTCAAGTTTGTTGTGGACGGTGAGTGGGTTGCCAGTGGTGACTACAAGCGTGAGAGCAATGACCTCGGAAGTGAAAACAACTATATCACAAAGGAAGATGCGCGTATGGGTAGCATGGACGCGTCCATGGATGCCGCACCAAAGGGCACTGCACCAATGAGTTCATCTACTGATGGTCTTCAAAGTACTACTACACATGAACTGACATCTGAAGTTGAGAGTCAAGTGAAAGGCTCTGGTGAGCAAAGGAAGAAGTTCAAGATTAAGCGTGTGGTAAAGACGAACAAGAAGACCGGTGAGCGTGAGGTTGTGTCACAAGAAGTTATCGCACTAGATGAAAATGACCAACCAATTACAGAGTCTATGGAGAATACACCAACTGCCGAGCCAATGATGGAAGACGCTAAAGCAGATACCATGGAAGAGAACAAGAAGGAGGAGAAAATGGCTGCCCCTATGGCTGCGGAAGAGAAGATGAACGGTGACTCCGTTAAGAAGAGTGAGCCAATGAAGAGCGAAAACAAGCCAATGGCTGAACAAAAGAAGCCTATGGCCAATGGCAAGCCTATGACCAACTCCACCAAGAACGGTAAGCaaccagaaaaaaaatccttTATGAAGAAAGTCAAAACTTTCTTTGCTCCTCGTCAATCTTTGTGA
- the TDA7 gene encoding Tda7p (CAGL0J11176g~Putative adhesin-like protein), whose translation MIHNSSYTEAADIKSLSSFIEESSRVPDYISESNNIGWSSNINNPPLFESSSFDITTQNDNWILTETMQNITTESSSTFSRSVASSVFPSSSQAFVSPPSIIDIPISSIPESSSISISSDVLSSAITVSQTSSSSYSSLISSYSTIQSTSSSSISENEISSSSRISPGLLSSVPSITTSFSSGISSSVSPTSSLQQIAEQSSNSSLAENDLLSSSLTILSSVLSSSVLLHNSGVSSSSFTDNFSSTLTNSSNSLAILSSISESSLINTITDLPSSSVLLSPNNSESSIKVSSASSSSSRRKASTYTTPSRIPFSNSSEWYTPLPTPSISSSTNDTSSLLSELALIGISSSSSSSSSSQFYTSSTSSSSLVSSSENYSSSQPTTIEPITSTISSSYSDLSNDGEILSSTLGKSVYYSYIQTFDITASTTTFETALPIVTAFNLKDSYTFSKPSSIITTDLHFYKDWLSGALDSNEENGNKSKNAGTIAGSVVGSVVGLLVCTLIVWYFYIRKRRRNQKWKSFEVPSRSKDVEYNNNDNPFNNEFDFQHRVPPPLPPQRKNHNSIGVPPSSMGLSNTRSADYHMRFSYISSSTDSSDDYSDSMQSALHIGSDSGRERSNDVPEMGYLREII comes from the coding sequence ATGATACACAACTCATCTTATACAGAGGCAGCTGATATTAAATCTCTGTCATCATTTATTGAAGAGAGTTCTAGAGTGCCTGACTATATATCCgaatcaaataatatagGTTGGAGTTCTAATATCAATAATCCTCCATTATTTGAATCAAGCAGTTTTGATATTACGACGCAGAATGATAATTGGATTTTAACGGAGACCATGCAAAATATAACAACCGAGTCAAGTAGTACATTTTCAAGGTCAGTGGCGAGCTCAGTGTTCCCTTCATCAAGTCAAGCGTTTGTATCGCCACCTTCAATTATAGACATCCCCATCAGCAGTATACCCGAAAGCTCTTCGATAAGTATCTCAAGTGATGTGCTTTCAAGTGCGATCACTGTGTCGCAAACATCCAGCTCTTCGTATAGCTCACTCATATCAAGTTACTCAACAATACAATCGACATCTAGCTCCAGTATAtcagaaaatgaaatttcatcaagCAGCAGAATATCACCTGGTCTCTTATCTAGTGTCCCAAGCATAACCACTTCTTTTAGTAGTGGtatatcttcatcagtaTCTCCAACATCATCGCTACAACAGATAGCTGAACAAAGCTCCAACAGTTCACTAGCAGAGAATGACTTATTGTCGAGTAGCTTAACCATTTTATCATCagtattatcatcatcgGTTCTGCTACACAACTCTGGTGTATCGTCTAGTTCGTTTACGGATAATTTTAGCAGTACACTTACAAATAGTTCGAATTCCCTGGCTATTCTATCCAGTATAAGCGAATCATCACTGATAAATACTATTACAGACCTTCCCAGCTCATCTGTGCTTCTTAGTCCAAACAATAGCGAAAGCTCCATAAAAGTCTCGTCTGcgtcttcatcttcatcccGGAGGAAAGCAAGCACCTATACAACACCATCTAGAATTCCATTCTCAAACTCTTCTGAATGGTATACACCTTTACCAACACCGTCAATTTCTAGTTCAACAAATGATACCTCCTCTTTATTATCCGAGTTAGCATTGATAGGAATATCTTCAAGCTCATCAAGCTCATCAAGCTCACAATTTTACACATCCAGTACATCCTCATCATCGTTGGTTTCATCAAGCGAAAATTATTCCTCTTCTCAGCCAACAACTATAGAGCCAATTACCTCTACCATCAGTTCTAGCTATAGCGATCTTTCGAATGATGGAGAAATATTGTCTTCCACTTTAGGAAAATCTGTTTATTACAGCTACATACAAACATTTGATATTACTGCTTCTACAACTACTTTTGAAACTGCCCTTCCGATAGTTACCGCTTTTAATTTAAAGGACAGTTATACTTTCTCAAAACCTTCGAGTATAATTACAACTGACCTACATTTTTATAAGGACTGGCTTTCTGGTGCCTTGGATtctaatgaagaaaatggaaACAAGTCAAAAAATGCAGGTACCATAGCTGGTAGCGTGGTGGGGAGTGTAGTGGGTTTGTTAGTTTGTACATTGATAGTATGGTATTTCTACATTAGAAAGAGGAGGAGAAATCAGAAGTGGAAATCCTTCGAGGTCCCTTCAAGGTCCAAAGATgttgaatataataataacgaCAATCCATTTAACAACGAATTTGACTTCCAGCACAGAGTTCCACCTCCATTGCCTCCTCAAAGGAAAAACCACAACTCTATAGGGGTACCACCCAGTAGTATGGGTTTATCTAACACAAGATCAGCAGATTATCACATGAGGTTTTCCTATATATCATCAAGCACAGATTCCTCTGATGATTATTCAGACTCTATGCAATCTGCCCTTCATATTGGGTCAGATTCAGGAAGGGAAAGGTCAAATGATGTTCCAGAAATGGGATACTTGCGAGAAATAATATGA